CAGCCATTTTACGTTCGATTTTGGTGCCAGCCTTGATTGAGTTCATCAGGCTCTTGTAAGCCTCATCACTCAGGCTTTCCCTCATTGCTTTTCCTGCGAATACATTGCTGCCGAACACTTCGGTGATCTTGTTACCGGTGAGTGCTTCGGAAGTGATTTTTAGATCAACGCCAGAAAGGTTTTCCAGCGCGGTGAAGCGTAACGATTGCATGCTGTAAATAATTTTACACAAAAGAACGCAGTTGAGCTTACATAAGCAAGAATTAAATTGATTTTAACTAAAAAATTACATTTTTGTTTCATAAAGGTTAATTATTTTGATTTTTAGTCAAAAAAATAGGGGTGAGTAGGATTGAAACTGATATATTAAAAATAATATAATGTATTAAAAGGGCTTTTTTACTTCAGTAGTGAGCCAAAAATGGGCCTTTGGGGCGGAAATTACTTACGTAGTATCTTTGATGCAGGTCATAATTTCCAGTTAAATTGGTGGCTACCAACAGGTGAATTCCTTGTCAATTGATGGAAAACCTGTAGGTTTGCGTCTTCGTATAATTATCGTAACCATTACATCCAGTTACATGCAAACTTCCGTAGAAACTCCAGATAAATTTTCCCAGACAACTGTTGAAACAGCCGAACAGCTGGGGCTTACAGCAGACGAATTTGAGCGCATAAAAAACATCCTTGGCCGTACACCAAATTTCACCGAACTGAGTATGTATTCTGTAATGTGGAGCGAACATTGCAGTTATAAAAACTCTATTGTTTGGTTAAAAACCTTGCCCCGCGAAGGGGAACGCCTGCTGGTAAAAGCAGGTGAGGAAAATGCCGGCCTGGTGGATATTGGTGATGGTTATGCCTGTGTATTCAAAATTGAATCACATAACCACCCCTCCGCAATCGAACCATTCCAGGGTGCTGCTACCGGTGTAGGTGGTATTCACCGTGATATCTTCACCATGGGGGCCCGCCCAATTGCTGCTTTAAACTCCCTGCGTTTCGGCAACCTGAATGATAAGAAAACACAGCATCTGGTTAAAGGTATTGTGCATGGTATCGGTCATTATGGCAACTGCTTCGGTGTGCCTACAGTGGCAGGTGAGACTTACTTCGAAGATTGCTATGGTACTAATCCACTCGTAAATGCGATGAGTGTGGGTGTGGTGAAGGTAGGCCAGACAGTATCTGCCATTTCTTATGGTGCTGGTAATCCTGTATTCATCGTAGGTTCTGCCACGGGTAAGGATGGTATAGGTGGTGCATCTTTCGCAAGTGCAAATATCACTGAAGATAGCGTGGAAGATCTGCCCTCCGTACAGGTAGGGGATCCATTCCAGGAAAAGAAACTGCTGGAAGCATGCCTGGAGATCATCCCAACCGGTGCACTGGTAGGTATGCAGGATATGGGTGCAGCTGGTATCACCTGTTCTACCGCCGAAATGAGTGCAAAGGGAGAACATGGTATGATTATCCACCTGGATAAGGTGCCTACCCGGCAGCAGAACATGAAAGCATGGGAAATGCTGCTGAGCGAAAGCCAGGAAAGAATGCTGATCGTATTGCACAAAGGCCAGGAGGCCAAAGTGCTGGAGATATTTGAGAAATGGGACCTGCATTGCGTGCAGATTGGTGAAGTAACTACCGACAAGTCACTTAAGTTCTACATGAACGATGTACTGGAAGCAGATATCCCTGCTGAAAGCCTGGTGCTGGGTGGTGGTGCTCCTCAATATCACCGCGCTTATACAGAGCCTGTTTATTTCGAAAAAATCAAAGCTTTCAATATCCAGAACATTCCGGATACCCTACATGCACAGTTTGCAGCAGAAAGGTTGGTAAAGCTGCCTAACATTGCCAGCAAACGCTGGATTTATACCCAGTATGACAGCATGGTAGGTGCCGCTAATGCCAGCACCAATGCACCAGGTGATGCTGCTATCGTAACCGTAAAGGGAACGAAGAAAGTACTGGCCTTAACAACTGATTGTAACAGCCGTTTTGTGTATGCTGACCCTCATATCGGTGGTCAGATCGCTGTAGCCGAAGCTGCCCGCAACATCGTATGTAGCGGTGGTGAGCCTGTAGCTATCACAAACTGTCTGAACTTCGGTAACCCTTACGATCCAGAAGTATACTACCAGTTCGTACACGCTATTAAAGGAATGGGCGAAGCCTGCCGTAAATTCAATACCCCTGTTACAGGCGGTAATGTAAGCTTCTACAACCAGTCTCCAGATGGTGCTGTATACCCTACCCCTACCATTGGTATGCTGGGGATCCTGGATAGCATCGAAGACCGCATGACCCTCAACTTCAAAGAAGCTGGTCACCTGGTTTACCTGCTGGGCCGTAGCCGTAACGATATCAGCAGTTCCGAATACCTGCACAAGCTGATCGGCATCGAATTCAGCCCTGCACCTCACTTCAACCTGGAAGAAGAAGCACAGCTGCAAACAGCTATCTCCAAACTGAATAAAGCGGGGCTGATTCAGTCCGCACATGATGTGAGCGAAGGTGGCCTGTTCATTACCCTGCTGGAAAGCGCTATGAGCGGCGGATTAGGCTTTGATGTTCACACGAACGCTAACTTCCGTAAGGATGCCTTCCTCTTTGGCGAAAGCCAGAGCCGCGCAGTAGTATCCGTAAGACCTGAGGATAAAGAGAAATTCGAAGCATTGCTCCATGGATTGGTTGATGCAAGCGAATACTCAATCAGGTACGAAAAGATCGGTATCGTGAAAGGAGAACATATTGTTGTAGATGGTGATGACTGGGGTAAAGTGAGTCAGTGGAAACAACAGTATGACTCAGTTATCGAAAACCATTTAGCCTAAGTATTAAGCTTTTAAAACATATAAGGTGTAACATATATCCCACATGGGTGTTATGTTACACCTTTTCTCTTTTAAAGCTGTTCATCATACACTTACAAAAAGTAGTTGAATTACTAAATCCTTACTGGTAGCCTATTTGCCTTAAAAAGAGGTTTTATTGTACAATGCATTTACTTTAACAACTCATTAACAAAATAGCATCTTCGTGTGAATTTATATTACCATATGTGAACTATTTTTGATTCAGAGAGAATGCAAAATACAAGTCCGGTTGTCAGGGGCTTTTTAGTATAAAAATATCCAGGAGTCTTATTGATTCCCATTCTATGAAAACCAATTATTACTTACCATGTCCTAATGAAAGCTAAGTGATTTACACCTAGTGAGAAAGAAAGATTTGTAGAGGAGCCCTTCGTGTTACAACGAAGGGCTCCCTTGTTTTTGGGCAAACAAAAAGGCCGGCTCACATAATGAACCGGCCTTTTAATATTATCAGGTAACTTATATCATTGGTATTTCAGCTACATTATACACCTTCTTATCCAGCTTTTCTTTCGTTTCGCTGAACGCCTTCAGTGTCAGCTCGATATCTTCATCATTATGAGCTGCAGTAGGGATCAGGCGGTAGATGATCTGGCCTTTAGGAATTACAGGGTATACTACGATAGAGCAGAATACATTGTAGTTCTCACGCAGGTCCAGGCACATAGCAGTTGCTTCCGGAATATCACCCTGCAGGTAGATTGGCGTAACCGGTGAGTTCGTGCTACCGATGTTGAAGCCACGCTCTTTCAGGCCGGACTGTAATTTATTTACATTCGCCCACAGCTTAGCCTTCATTTCAGGATGCTCGCGCATCAGTTCTACGCGTTTCAGGTGACCGATCACCAGTGGTAATGGAACTGATTTAGCAAAGATCTGGGAGCGCATGTTGTAACGCAGGAAATTGATGATCTGCTTTTCGCCGCTGATGAAAGCACCGATAGAAGCACCGGATTTAGCGAAAGTATTGAACAGCAGGTCAATTTTGTCCTGAACACCCTGTTCTTCACCAGTACCGGCACCGGTTTTACCCATTGTACCGAAACCATGTGCATCATCTACCAAAAAGCGGAACTCATACTTGTCTTTCAGGGCAGCGATTTCCTTCAGTTTACCCTGGTCACCTGCCATACCGAATACACCTTCAGTGATCACGAGGATACCACCGGAGGTTCCTTTGATCAGGTCTTCAGCACGTTTCAGTTGTTTTTCCAGGTCTTCGATGTCATTGTGCTTGAACACATAACGGTGACCCTGGTGTAAACGCAGACCGTCGATGATACTGGCGTGGCACTCTGCATCATATACGATCACGTCACGACGACCGCATATAGCATCTATGGCACTCATGATACCCTGGTAACCATAGTTAAGGAGCGATGTGTCTTCCTTGCCCATGAAATCGGATAATTCTTTTTCCAGCTTCTCGTGGTAGTTGGTGTTACCACTCATCATACGGGCCCCCATTGGCATGGCAAGACCGAAATCCGCTGCTGCTTTGGCATCTGTAGCACGCACCTCAGGATGGTTTGCCAGACCGAGGTAGTTGTTGAGGCTCCAAACGATTTTCTCATTGCCCCGGAACTTCATACGGGGACCAATTTCGCCTTCCAGCTTAGGGAACGCGAAATAACCGTGGGCTCTGTCTGAGTGCTCCCCGATAGGGCCCATGTGTTTCAGCAGTTTCTCGAATATATCCATATGTTAAATAATGATTAATAGTGCTTGTTTTATTTTTGCCACAAAGGTATTAAAATATTAGTTTTTGTAAACTTGGGTTACATTTCAAAATGTTAAAAAATAATAATGTATAAAAGAATTCCTGGCCCGAAGATTTTAACGATAGCATTGGTTACGGTTAATAGTGTCTTTTTTAATCAGGTAAGTGGTCAAAAAGCCACTTCCCCTAAACCTGGCCAGACCACCATCTGGGATAAACCAGCCGCGCCGCTATCAGGCCGCCCCAAACTCGTGGTTGGCATTGTGGTAGACCAAATGCGCTGGGACTACCTGTATCGCTTTAACAACCGCTATAGTGATGGTGGCTTTAAACGGATGTTGCGGGAAGGATTCTCCTGCGAAAATACATTAATTAATTATACTCCAACAGTTACGGCCGCTGGTCATACCTGCGTTTATACCGGATCTGTACCCGCAGTGCATGGTATTGTGGGCAATGAATGGTTTAGCCCGACCCTGAACAGAGAAGTGTATTGCGCAGAAGATAGCACTGTGACAACAGTAGGCAGTACTTCCAACGCAGGAAAAATGAGCCCTGAAAATATGCAGGTAACGACGATCGGCGATGAATTGCGCCTGGCATCTAATTTCAAAAGTAAAGTGGTAGGGGTAGCGATTAAGGACAGGGGATCTATTCTGCCCGCAGGTCATAGCGCTACCGCCGCTTACTGGTATGACGGCAGTACTGGTAACTGGATCACCAGTTCTTATTACATGAACCGCCTGCCTGACTGGGTAGAAAACTATAACCGTGAGAAATGGCCGGCGCAATACCTGGCCCAGCCCTGGAATACCCTGTTCCCGATCGAAACCTATACACAGAGTGCTGCGGATAATAAAGCCTATGAAGGCGCAACACCAGTCTTCCCGCATGATTTGAGTGCAAATGCAAATAAAGGCATCTCCGGTACCCCCTATGGTAATACCATGACCCTGGCTTTTGCACAGAAAACAGTGAATGCTTACCGTTTAGGAAATAGTGGGGTAACGGATATGCTCACTGTGAGCCTTTCCTCTACTGACTATGTAGGGCATCAATTTGGGCCTAATTCCGTAGAAGCAGAAGATACTTACCTGCGACTGGACAAGGACCTTGCTGCCTTCTTTAAATTCCTGGATGCTACTGTTGGTAAAGGGCAGTATCTCGTATTCCTGACTGCCGACCATGGAGTAGCACATGTACCAGGATTTTCAAGAGAAAATAAATTACCGGGTGGTAGCTGGAGCGTAGACCCGGATATTAAGCAGATCAATGCTTTGGTGAAGGAACGTTTTGGTGTGGAAAAAGCCGTAATTGGTGCCAGCAATTACCAGCTTTACCTGGATCATGAGGGCATTGAAAAAGCAGGTAAATCTGTAAAGGAAATTGCGGAACTGGCAGCAAAGGAACTGTTGAAAGATACGGCATTGGCAAATGCATTCCCGCTGTCAGACCTGATGACGACTATATTACCTGCGGCACTGAGAAATATGCTGATCAACGGGTATAATGCAAAGAGAAGCGGGGATGTGCAGTACATTGTTCGTCCGGGTTATATCGAAGGTGGAAAAACAGGTACTACCCATGGTTTATGGTATCCTTATGATGCCCATATTCCTTTGGTATGGATGGGATGGGGAATTCATCCCGGCAAAAGCAATCAACTTACTGGTATGACGGATATTGCGCCCACCATTGCAGCTATGTTGAGGATACAGATGCCAAGTGGAAATGTGGGCCTGGCGATAGACGCGATCACGCATTAATGTTATCACGCAATTCAAAATGTTAAAACGCTTCAGGCTCCAAAACTGAAACGTTTTTCTTTTATATTTGAAACAGACACATACCAATTTTACTTATGAAGACGTTAATTGTTAACCTTATTCTATGCCTGTTAACCCAGGTTGGTT
This window of the Chitinophaga sancti genome carries:
- the purL gene encoding phosphoribosylformylglycinamidine synthase subunit PurL, with product MQTSVETPDKFSQTTVETAEQLGLTADEFERIKNILGRTPNFTELSMYSVMWSEHCSYKNSIVWLKTLPREGERLLVKAGEENAGLVDIGDGYACVFKIESHNHPSAIEPFQGAATGVGGIHRDIFTMGARPIAALNSLRFGNLNDKKTQHLVKGIVHGIGHYGNCFGVPTVAGETYFEDCYGTNPLVNAMSVGVVKVGQTVSAISYGAGNPVFIVGSATGKDGIGGASFASANITEDSVEDLPSVQVGDPFQEKKLLEACLEIIPTGALVGMQDMGAAGITCSTAEMSAKGEHGMIIHLDKVPTRQQNMKAWEMLLSESQERMLIVLHKGQEAKVLEIFEKWDLHCVQIGEVTTDKSLKFYMNDVLEADIPAESLVLGGGAPQYHRAYTEPVYFEKIKAFNIQNIPDTLHAQFAAERLVKLPNIASKRWIYTQYDSMVGAANASTNAPGDAAIVTVKGTKKVLALTTDCNSRFVYADPHIGGQIAVAEAARNIVCSGGEPVAITNCLNFGNPYDPEVYYQFVHAIKGMGEACRKFNTPVTGGNVSFYNQSPDGAVYPTPTIGMLGILDSIEDRMTLNFKEAGHLVYLLGRSRNDISSSEYLHKLIGIEFSPAPHFNLEEEAQLQTAISKLNKAGLIQSAHDVSEGGLFITLLESAMSGGLGFDVHTNANFRKDAFLFGESQSRAVVSVRPEDKEKFEALLHGLVDASEYSIRYEKIGIVKGEHIVVDGDDWGKVSQWKQQYDSVIENHLA
- the pafA gene encoding alkaline phosphatase PafA, with translation MYKRIPGPKILTIALVTVNSVFFNQVSGQKATSPKPGQTTIWDKPAAPLSGRPKLVVGIVVDQMRWDYLYRFNNRYSDGGFKRMLREGFSCENTLINYTPTVTAAGHTCVYTGSVPAVHGIVGNEWFSPTLNREVYCAEDSTVTTVGSTSNAGKMSPENMQVTTIGDELRLASNFKSKVVGVAIKDRGSILPAGHSATAAYWYDGSTGNWITSSYYMNRLPDWVENYNREKWPAQYLAQPWNTLFPIETYTQSAADNKAYEGATPVFPHDLSANANKGISGTPYGNTMTLAFAQKTVNAYRLGNSGVTDMLTVSLSSTDYVGHQFGPNSVEAEDTYLRLDKDLAAFFKFLDATVGKGQYLVFLTADHGVAHVPGFSRENKLPGGSWSVDPDIKQINALVKERFGVEKAVIGASNYQLYLDHEGIEKAGKSVKEIAELAAKELLKDTALANAFPLSDLMTTILPAALRNMLINGYNAKRSGDVQYIVRPGYIEGGKTGTTHGLWYPYDAHIPLVWMGWGIHPGKSNQLTGMTDIAPTIAAMLRIQMPSGNVGLAIDAITH
- a CDS encoding aminotransferase class I/II-fold pyridoxal phosphate-dependent enzyme; the protein is MDIFEKLLKHMGPIGEHSDRAHGYFAFPKLEGEIGPRMKFRGNEKIVWSLNNYLGLANHPEVRATDAKAAADFGLAMPMGARMMSGNTNYHEKLEKELSDFMGKEDTSLLNYGYQGIMSAIDAICGRRDVIVYDAECHASIIDGLRLHQGHRYVFKHNDIEDLEKQLKRAEDLIKGTSGGILVITEGVFGMAGDQGKLKEIAALKDKYEFRFLVDDAHGFGTMGKTGAGTGEEQGVQDKIDLLFNTFAKSGASIGAFISGEKQIINFLRYNMRSQIFAKSVPLPLVIGHLKRVELMREHPEMKAKLWANVNKLQSGLKERGFNIGSTNSPVTPIYLQGDIPEATAMCLDLRENYNVFCSIVVYPVIPKGQIIYRLIPTAAHNDEDIELTLKAFSETKEKLDKKVYNVAEIPMI